The proteins below come from a single Argentina anserina chromosome 1, drPotAnse1.1, whole genome shotgun sequence genomic window:
- the LOC126787466 gene encoding magnesium-protoporphyrin IX monomethyl ester [oxidative] cyclase, chloroplastic — MALVKPITNFSHVASSPKFGNPTRSGKPSTTIIRMSSSTSSSKKKTSTKKAIKETLLAPRFYTTDFDEMETLFNTEINGNLNQVEFEALLQEFKTDYNQTHFVRNKEFKEAADELQGPLRQIFVEFLERSCTAEFSGFLLYKELGRRLRKTNPVVAEIFSLMSRDEARHAGFLNKGLSDFNLALDLGFLTKARKYTFFKPKFIFYATYLSEKIGYWRYITIYRHLKANPEYQCYPIFKYFENWCQDENRHGDFFSALMKAQPQFLNDWKAKLWSRFFCLSVYVTMYLNDCQRTAFYEGIGLNTKEFDMHVIIETNRTTARIFPAVLDVENPEFKRKLDRMVEINQKLIAVGESDDIPLVKNLKRIPIVAALASELLAAYLMPPIESGSVDFAEFEPQVVY, encoded by the exons ATGGCGCTGGTGAAACCCATCACGAATTTCAGCCATGTTGCATCTTCTCCCAAGTTCGGGAATCCCACCCGGAGCGGCAAGCCGAGCACCACCATCATCAGAATGTCGTCGTCGACGTCCTCCTCCAAGAAAAAGACCAGTACTAAGAAAGCCATCAAGGAGACGCTGTTGGCGCCAAGGTTCTACACCACCGACTTTGACGAGATGGAGACCCTCTTCAACACCGAAATCAACGGCAACCTGAACCAGGTTGAGTTCGAGGCTCTGCTTCAGGAGTTCAAGACCGACTACAACCAGACCCATTTCGTCAGGAACAAGGAGTTCAAGGAGGCTGCTGATGAACTCCAGGGACCTCTCAGGCAGATCTTTGTCGAGTTCCTCGAGAGGTCTTGCACTGCTGAGTTCTCTGGCTTCCTTCTTTACAAAGAACTCGGAAGAAGGCTCAGGAAAACCAATCCAGTAGTCGCTGAGATATTCTCCCTCATGTCCAGAGATGAAGCCAGGCATGCTGG TTTCTTGAACAAAGGCTTATCTGATTTCAATTTGGCACTGGACTTGGGATTTCTGACCAAGGCCAGGAAATACACGTTTTTCAAGCCGAAGTTCATTTTCTACGCTACTTATCTCTCTGAGAAAATCGGATACTGGAGATACATTACCATATACAGGCATCTCAAGGCTAATCCCGAGTACCAGTGCTATCCCATTTTCAAGTATTTTGAGAATTGGTGCCAGGATGAGAACAGACATGGTGACTTCTTTTCTGCACTCATGAAGGCACAACCCCAATTCCTAAATGACTGGAAGGCAAAGTTGTGGTCTCGATTCTTCTGCTTATCG GTATATGTGACAATGTACCTAAATGATTGCCAACGGACAGCTTTCTACGAAGGCATCGGGCTCAATACAAAAGAATTTGATATGCATGTTATCATTGAG ACAAATCGCACAACAGCCAGAATTTTCCCAGCTGTACTTGACGTTGAGAAcccagaattcaaaagaaaacttGACCGCATGGTGGAAATTAACCAGAAGCTCATTGCTGTTGGGGAGAGCGACGACATTCCCCTGGTGAAAAATCTTAAGAGGATACCAATTGTTGCTGCATTGGCCTCTGAACTTCTGGCTGCATACTTGATGCCACCAATCGAGTCCGGTTCAGTCGATTTTGCAGAGTTTGAACCGCAAGTTGTGTACTAA
- the LOC126787514 gene encoding protein SYM1, giving the protein MTMIANLVSLPPTAPLFNRFAGAWCSRKPILHSCTIRAHSHSYAPNSGSGIVFRQLRLSPKAVSDDGYNGSDGNSGDGNNHGRGGGGGGDSNGENNWSFLSWYLDLLAKYPVLIKALTSAFLTLIGDVICQLVIDQAPYLDKKRTFLFTLLGLVLVGPTLHFWYLYLSKLVPLSGASGAFMSLLLDQFLFSPIFIGVFLSTLMTLEGRPSQVVPKLQQEWFSAVLANWQLWIPFQFLNFRFVPQQFQVLAANVVALVWNVILSFKAHKEVLQK; this is encoded by the exons ATGACAATGATTGCAAACCTTGTATCACTCCCTCCCACAGCCCCATTGTTTAACCGTTTCGCAGGAGCATGGTGTTCCCGCAAACCCATTCTGCATTCTTGTACTATTCGAGCCCATTCCCACTCGTACGCTCCGAATTCCGGCAGCGGTATAGTATTTCGGCAACTTCGTCTTAGTCCGAAGGCGGTTTCCGATGATGGGTACAACGGAAGTGATGGTAACTCTGGTGACGGCAACAATCATGGCAGAGGGGGTGGCGGTGGTGGCGATAGCAATGGTGAAAACAATTGGTCTTTCCTCTCATG GTATTTGGATCTTCTCGCAAAGTATCCTGTGTTGATAAAAGCTCTGACATCTGCATTTTTAACTCTCATTGGAGATGTTATATGCcag CTTGTCATTGATCAAGCTCCATATCTTGACAAGAAAAGAACTTTCTTATTCACCTTGCTGGGTCTGGTGTTAGTAGGTCCGACGCTGCATTTCTG GTATTTGTATCTAAGCAAACTGGTACCATTGTCCGGAGCATCAGGTGCATTCATGAGCCTTCTACTTGATCAG TTTCTTTTCTCTCCTATATTTATTGGAGTTTTCTTATCGACATTGATGACACTGGAGGGAAGACCTTCCCAAGTGGTACCCAAGCTTCAACAG GAGTGGTTTTCTGCTGTGCTTGCTAATTGGCAACTGTGGATACCTTTCCAATTCCTTAACTTTCGGTTTGTACCGCAGCAATTCCAG GTTCTTGCTGCTAATGTTGTTGCTTTGGTGTGGAATGTCATCCTCTCGTTTAAAGCTCACAAAGAGGTTCTTCAAAAATAG